A window from Candidatus Zixiibacteriota bacterium encodes these proteins:
- the smc gene encoding chromosome segregation protein SMC, with product MYLKRLDILGFKSFANKTALRFSNGITAIVGPNGCGKTNILDALRWVLGEQRVSLLRGSKMEEVIFNGTREIKSLGMSEVTLSMINNRGILPTEYNEVQVTRRLFRSGESEYLLNKVPCRLRDIHDLFYDTGMGAHSYSVIQQEMIDAVISDKAEERRFLFEEAAGITKYKQRKKAALRKLEATEGDLLRLNDIYSEVQTQVRSLNRQQKKAQRYQDLQNDIRDWELYLNSNGMKNAQSEKQQLRDQLNALSDQKLEREASVDRISAQLEADRKEQLDLDQELSSVSGEVYDVSEKAHSLEREISVLVEKRANARTLIERNQNDIQALQARAEILAEQTEQSRQEMTEQEAEHEKLAQRLKEAEEAQAEADKQLLEARTVKDTDNQKLVDLEGRLSSGKTEDSNLTRQQQELGESMTAIEEQVAQQEADRASLQSRLSDEQQVLDEVKAEKSATEETVASLSQRMEQLIERGEELTLELSNLGASLEACQARRNLLEDMILHYEGYATGVVEVMEIRDRFTGIKGTVAEKFVPAAGLEAAMEAALGEMAGFMICDSRSSAEEVINYLKTQGRGKVGILVPDSGTLNPVVKRPEIPTESFLGWLDSSVNTEEGLKPLMQAVLSRTAVFTASADPTEILGRLPYGFNAVSTDGILYSQNIITGGAEEKFPLFRREEKLAEQDRMMTEISEKQQLVQKDKDSNNAAIAEARGESTGLSDKLESLVEDINEAGRKINETEYRLGTIGDELARLSKEKGDLSDKLKKLAGQQYSLGLDFTQLADQKQQLVDTMSKASADLDTLESSSGQAMDNVSRLQVERVESRSRSEQFASKIAHLAELKLEIQSSVEAKQNEIQRSHTEIASADETVVTLEKDLKDVFRARDDATERQNRMRTVQSDVMTHVSKREEQLKEVRAQKDSVSEQIHQLEMRVNTFDSEIGAIRQRILDEYEVDIDTVEATRPDDKLNDEEARAYLTDRKERLKNFGAVNLLALEEYRKANEREVFLKEQLDDLTTAKDDLKKTISKINHTARQLFLETFEKARANFKKLFVDLFTGGEADIYLEDPSDPLESDIMIIARPRGKKLLSITMMSGGERALTSIALLFSLYLVKPSPFCILDEIDAPLDDANCRRFLNIIRNFSVQTQFVIITHNKITMEAAENLYGVTMEQPGVSQLVAVKFSDVAEDEHTGRLVINNPEPSDEHDVQSAEPTSGDSVDSVDNEATVLPDNIAERLQSDLTVADDNSPED from the coding sequence GTGTATCTAAAGCGGCTTGACATCCTCGGTTTCAAATCATTCGCCAACAAGACGGCACTCAGGTTTTCGAACGGTATCACGGCCATCGTCGGACCCAATGGCTGCGGCAAGACCAATATCCTCGACGCCCTGCGCTGGGTGCTTGGTGAACAGCGGGTCAGTCTCCTGCGCGGTAGCAAGATGGAAGAAGTCATTTTCAACGGTACCCGTGAAATCAAGTCGCTCGGCATGTCCGAGGTGACCCTGTCGATGATCAACAATCGAGGTATCCTGCCGACCGAATACAACGAGGTGCAGGTGACACGACGTCTCTTCCGGTCGGGCGAGTCGGAGTATCTTCTCAACAAAGTACCCTGCCGTTTGCGCGACATCCATGATTTGTTCTACGACACCGGTATGGGGGCGCATTCCTATTCGGTCATTCAGCAGGAGATGATCGATGCCGTCATTTCCGACAAGGCCGAGGAACGCCGATTTCTTTTCGAGGAAGCGGCCGGTATCACCAAGTACAAACAGCGAAAGAAAGCCGCTCTGCGCAAACTCGAAGCAACCGAAGGGGACCTGCTCAGGCTGAACGACATCTACTCCGAGGTGCAGACTCAGGTACGTTCGCTCAATCGGCAGCAGAAGAAGGCGCAGCGCTATCAAGACCTTCAGAATGATATCAGAGACTGGGAATTGTACCTTAACTCGAACGGAATGAAGAACGCCCAGTCTGAAAAACAACAGCTGCGAGATCAACTCAACGCTTTGAGCGATCAGAAACTGGAACGAGAGGCATCGGTCGACCGAATCAGTGCTCAGTTGGAAGCTGATCGGAAAGAACAGTTGGACCTGGACCAGGAACTCAGCAGTGTCTCGGGTGAGGTGTACGACGTTTCCGAAAAAGCTCATTCACTGGAGCGAGAAATATCTGTGCTGGTCGAAAAAAGAGCCAACGCCCGCACTCTCATCGAACGCAACCAAAATGATATCCAGGCTCTTCAGGCACGGGCTGAGATTCTAGCCGAACAGACAGAACAAAGCCGGCAGGAAATGACCGAACAAGAGGCCGAGCATGAAAAGCTGGCCCAACGGTTGAAGGAGGCCGAAGAAGCTCAGGCTGAAGCCGACAAACAGTTGCTCGAGGCGCGCACGGTCAAGGATACGGACAACCAGAAACTGGTGGACCTGGAGGGCAGACTATCCTCGGGCAAGACCGAGGACAGTAACCTGACTCGTCAACAACAGGAGCTGGGCGAGTCCATGACCGCTATTGAGGAACAAGTGGCGCAACAGGAGGCCGATCGAGCATCGCTTCAGAGCCGATTGTCGGACGAACAACAGGTGCTCGACGAAGTGAAAGCCGAAAAGTCGGCCACCGAGGAAACGGTTGCTTCCCTATCGCAACGCATGGAGCAACTGATCGAACGAGGCGAAGAGCTTACCCTTGAGCTGTCCAACCTGGGGGCGTCTCTGGAAGCCTGTCAGGCTCGCCGCAATCTGCTTGAAGACATGATCCTGCATTACGAAGGCTATGCTACCGGCGTGGTGGAAGTAATGGAGATCAGGGATCGTTTTACCGGCATAAAGGGCACCGTCGCTGAGAAGTTCGTCCCGGCTGCCGGGCTCGAAGCGGCCATGGAAGCCGCCCTTGGCGAGATGGCCGGCTTCATGATCTGCGACAGTCGTTCAAGCGCCGAAGAGGTTATTAATTATCTCAAAACGCAGGGTCGAGGTAAGGTCGGAATCCTCGTGCCGGACTCAGGCACCTTGAATCCGGTGGTGAAACGTCCCGAAATCCCCACCGAGAGTTTTCTCGGTTGGCTGGACAGTTCCGTTAACACCGAGGAAGGATTGAAACCATTGATGCAGGCGGTTCTCTCTCGCACCGCCGTGTTCACCGCCTCGGCCGACCCCACTGAAATCCTCGGTCGGCTGCCCTATGGGTTCAACGCAGTTTCCACCGATGGTATCCTGTACAGTCAGAACATCATCACCGGCGGCGCCGAGGAGAAGTTCCCGTTGTTCCGGCGCGAAGAAAAGCTGGCCGAGCAAGACCGGATGATGACCGAGATATCTGAGAAGCAACAACTGGTTCAGAAGGACAAGGATTCCAACAACGCCGCCATAGCCGAAGCTCGCGGTGAGTCTACCGGACTATCCGACAAGCTGGAAAGTCTCGTCGAAGACATCAATGAAGCTGGTCGGAAGATAAACGAAACCGAGTATCGCTTGGGCACCATTGGCGATGAACTGGCACGACTGTCCAAAGAGAAGGGCGACCTTTCCGATAAACTCAAGAAGCTGGCCGGGCAACAATACAGCCTGGGGCTGGACTTTACGCAACTGGCCGATCAGAAACAGCAGTTGGTGGACACTATGTCCAAAGCCTCCGCCGATCTGGATACGCTTGAGAGCAGTTCCGGGCAGGCTATGGATAATGTGTCTCGCTTGCAGGTCGAGCGAGTCGAATCACGCAGCCGATCCGAGCAATTCGCCAGCAAAATAGCACATTTGGCCGAGTTGAAACTTGAGATTCAGAGCAGTGTCGAAGCCAAACAGAATGAGATTCAACGCTCCCACACAGAGATTGCCTCTGCCGACGAAACCGTGGTTACGTTGGAGAAAGACCTCAAGGACGTTTTCCGTGCGCGTGACGATGCCACCGAACGTCAGAATCGGATGCGCACCGTACAGTCTGATGTGATGACGCATGTGTCCAAGCGCGAAGAACAACTCAAAGAGGTCCGGGCTCAAAAAGACTCGGTGAGTGAGCAGATCCATCAACTGGAAATGCGTGTCAATACTTTCGACTCCGAGATAGGCGCCATTCGTCAGCGGATTCTTGATGAGTATGAAGTTGATATCGACACCGTCGAAGCGACACGACCTGACGACAAACTCAACGACGAAGAAGCGCGTGCCTACTTGACCGATCGCAAGGAACGTCTGAAGAATTTCGGTGCCGTGAACCTCCTGGCCCTGGAGGAATATCGAAAGGCCAACGAGCGGGAAGTCTTCCTCAAAGAGCAACTTGACGATCTAACAACGGCCAAGGATGATCTGAAAAAGACTATCTCAAAGATCAACCATACCGCGCGGCAACTCTTCCTGGAGACTTTCGAAAAGGCCAGAGCCAATTTCAAAAAACTGTTCGTGGATCTCTTCACCGGCGGCGAGGCGGATATCTACCTTGAGGATCCGTCAGATCCGCTGGAATCGGATATCATGATTATCGCACGGCCACGTGGAAAGAAGCTCTTGTCTATCACCATGATGTCGGGCGGCGAACGAGCCCTGACCTCGATTGCCTTGCTCTTTTCGCTGTACCTGGTCAAGCCGTCGCCGTTCTGCATTCTCGATGAGATTGACGCGCCTTTGGATGACGCCAACTGCCGACGTTTCTTGAATATCATTCGCAATTTCAGCGTTCAAACACAGTTCGTCATCATCACGCACAACAAGATTACCATGGAGGCCGCCGAGAATCTCTATGGCGTCACTATGGAGCAACCAGGGGTGTCGCAGCTTGTTGCCGTCAAGTTCTCAGATGTCGCGGAGGATGAACATACCGGGCGGTTGGTGATCAATAACCCGGAACCTTCGGATGAGCACGATGTGCAAAGCGCAGAGCCCACTTCAGGTGACTCAGTGGACTCAGTGGACAATGAAGCGACAGTACTCCCGGACAACATTGCCGAACGATTGCAATCGGATCTCACCGTCGCCGACGACAACAGCCCCGAGGATTGA
- a CDS encoding secondary thiamine-phosphate synthase enzyme YjbQ: protein MKTLTVKTQERRQMIDVTSRLQEIVADQDHLSGFVYCFVPHTTAAITINENADPDVTRDILYKLGKEIPQSDGYHHAEGNSDAHVQASLVGSSQQILIENGRLVLGTWQAVYFCEFDGPRQRQLIVKVAPLD from the coding sequence ATGAAAACGCTGACTGTTAAGACTCAGGAGCGCCGACAGATGATCGACGTTACCTCGCGGTTGCAGGAAATCGTAGCCGATCAGGATCACCTGTCAGGATTCGTCTATTGTTTCGTCCCGCACACGACAGCGGCTATTACCATCAACGAGAATGCCGATCCTGATGTCACTCGCGACATTCTGTATAAACTGGGCAAAGAAATACCACAGAGCGACGGATACCATCATGCCGAGGGCAACTCCGATGCACACGTTCAGGCATCACTTGTAGGCTCCTCCCAGCAAATCCTTATTGAAAACGGCAGACTTGTGCTCGGCACCTGGCAGGCTGTCTACTTCTGCGAGTTCGACGGTCCCCGGCAACGACAACTGATTGTCAAGGTCGCTCCCCTTGATTAA
- the ftsY gene encoding signal recognition particle-docking protein FtsY, translated as MLNTFQKLKNSLSRTKDNILGKLSEVVLRRRIDDELLEEIEQVLIEADVGVAATMRLIEAVRLKARQNNLTEGVDVMALLQEEIAVILSQSRAQQGTDSAKPIVWLIVGVNGVGKTTTIGKLATLFASEGKKTMIAACDTFRAAAIEQISIWAQRSNVEIVRSQSGSDPAAVAFDAAKAAVARGVDILLVDTAGRLHTKSNLMEELKKIRRVIDKAAPGAPVYSKLIIDGSTGQNALSQVKVFTEAVGCDGIIVTKLDGTAKGGVMIAVSEELGVPVEFIGLGEGIDDLQRFDPQQFSEALFA; from the coding sequence ATGCTCAACACCTTCCAGAAGCTGAAGAACTCTCTCAGCCGCACCAAGGACAACATCCTCGGAAAGCTCTCTGAAGTCGTCCTGAGACGTCGCATTGATGATGAACTGCTTGAGGAAATCGAACAGGTGCTGATAGAAGCCGATGTCGGCGTAGCGGCTACCATGAGGTTGATCGAGGCCGTTCGCCTGAAGGCGAGGCAGAACAATCTCACCGAAGGCGTCGATGTCATGGCCCTTTTGCAGGAAGAGATAGCCGTAATCCTAAGCCAAAGCCGGGCCCAGCAGGGTACCGACAGCGCCAAACCGATTGTCTGGTTGATTGTCGGCGTCAATGGTGTCGGTAAGACCACTACTATCGGTAAACTGGCAACCCTGTTTGCATCCGAGGGAAAGAAAACCATGATCGCGGCCTGTGACACTTTTCGCGCGGCGGCCATTGAGCAAATATCAATTTGGGCGCAGCGCAGTAATGTTGAAATCGTTCGTTCACAGAGTGGTTCCGATCCGGCCGCGGTTGCTTTCGATGCAGCCAAAGCGGCCGTCGCGCGAGGCGTGGATATCTTACTCGTTGACACGGCCGGACGACTGCACACCAAGTCCAATCTTATGGAAGAGCTTAAGAAGATTCGACGGGTGATCGACAAAGCAGCGCCCGGCGCACCGGTATACAGCAAGTTGATTATTGATGGCTCCACCGGCCAGAATGCACTGTCGCAGGTCAAAGTGTTCACCGAGGCGGTCGGTTGCGACGGTATCATCGTGACCAAATTGGACGGTACGGCCAAAGGCGGCGTGATGATCGCCGTCTCTGAGGAGCTGGGTGTTCCCGTTGAGTTCATTGGCCTGGGTGAGGGGATCGATGACTTGCAGCGGTTCGACCCACAGCAGTTTTCCGAGGCACTGTTCGCATGA
- a CDS encoding Maf family protein: MTAESLKQLALRYRLVLGSGSPRRVRLLGETGVAFEQIIPDVREDHKPGEDPYDFAQRVAGEKALWVAEHADAEAIVLGCDTIVVLGNQLLGKPTDKADALRILTSLSGRQHVVCTGVALTYRGSIAASGYELTKVFFNSVSAQQLEAYIDSGEPMDKAGAYGIQGMGAFLVDRIEGRLDNVIGLPRLLLDNLAERLLVTKQ; the protein is encoded by the coding sequence ATGACGGCTGAGTCGCTAAAGCAATTGGCCCTGCGCTACCGGTTGGTGCTTGGCTCCGGTTCGCCGCGTCGGGTGAGGCTTCTGGGGGAGACCGGTGTGGCATTCGAGCAAATCATCCCAGATGTCAGAGAGGATCACAAGCCGGGTGAAGACCCATACGACTTCGCTCAGCGTGTCGCCGGGGAGAAAGCGCTCTGGGTGGCCGAGCATGCCGATGCCGAGGCAATCGTTCTCGGCTGCGATACAATTGTAGTGCTCGGTAACCAACTGCTGGGCAAGCCGACCGACAAAGCAGATGCTTTGCGCATTCTGACCAGCCTCTCAGGACGACAGCATGTGGTCTGCACCGGCGTGGCGCTGACATATCGAGGGTCTATCGCGGCCTCCGGTTATGAATTGACCAAAGTGTTTTTCAACTCAGTCAGCGCCCAACAACTGGAGGCATACATAGACAGTGGCGAGCCGATGGATAAAGCCGGCGCCTACGGTATACAAGGGATGGGGGCTTTTTTGGTTGACAGAATCGAAGGTCGACTGGATAATGTAATCGGTTTACCGCGCCTTTTGCTGGACAATCTGGCCGAAAGGCTGCTGGTAACTAAACAGTAG
- a CDS encoding helix-turn-helix domain-containing protein, producing MTELHSKIGKLLQMERVRQEIELADLATNLKITESNLQAVEDGDATRLPSELYFKLFAKSYAEELGIDYEATVEAIQQDLEDLPMDEQPSSVKGSDPSPAAPAGDKSLASSDSTASDKNGNQFKKLGYILGAVIVIFILVVVANELFFDDTGTESEVDSLPGANSEIEPAATKANDDTVGYNWDVPDYSAPQPMTLVLMARTESWASVTSDGDTAIYRTLTPGRRYEVTAKYRLRVSIGVPSAVATELNGQQVNLRNPESGRIAGIEIDQVNLQKFLDRPLTASRSGTPQLQSTPQSSPPESPNSGAVDSAGSEPEVTAPSQAETGTSSDSGGGRL from the coding sequence ATGACGGAATTGCATTCAAAGATCGGCAAGCTGCTCCAGATGGAACGGGTGCGCCAGGAGATCGAACTGGCGGACCTGGCTACCAACCTGAAGATCACCGAGTCCAACCTTCAGGCGGTGGAAGACGGTGATGCAACCCGGCTGCCATCGGAACTCTATTTCAAGCTGTTCGCCAAATCCTACGCTGAAGAGCTGGGAATCGATTATGAGGCAACAGTCGAGGCGATTCAACAGGACCTCGAAGACCTGCCTATGGATGAGCAGCCTTCTTCGGTCAAAGGCAGTGATCCCTCCCCAGCCGCCCCGGCCGGTGATAAGTCCCTGGCATCATCCGACTCGACGGCAAGCGACAAGAACGGCAACCAGTTCAAGAAGCTCGGCTATATTCTGGGTGCGGTAATTGTGATTTTCATATTGGTGGTGGTAGCCAATGAACTGTTTTTTGATGATACCGGCACCGAGAGCGAAGTTGATTCCCTGCCGGGCGCAAACTCCGAGATTGAGCCTGCGGCAACTAAGGCCAACGACGACACGGTCGGTTACAACTGGGACGTTCCTGACTATTCTGCACCACAGCCCATGACCCTGGTTCTGATGGCCCGAACCGAAAGTTGGGCGTCGGTCACTTCCGACGGCGACACGGCCATATATCGAACGCTGACGCCGGGCCGGCGATACGAAGTCACGGCCAAGTATCGACTGCGCGTCTCGATAGGCGTTCCCTCGGCGGTAGCGACCGAACTCAACGGCCAACAAGTCAATCTGCGTAATCCGGAGAGTGGCCGGATCGCCGGCATAGAAATCGACCAGGTCAACCTACAGAAGTTTCTCGATCGACCATTGACGGCATCCCGAAGTGGTACGCCACAACTTCAGAGTACACCCCAATCGTCACCTCCCGAAAGCCCGAACTCCGGCGCCGTCGACTCAGCCGGATCAGAACCCGAGGTGACGGCTCCTTCACAAGCGGAGACCGGGACATCCAGCGACAGCGGCGGAGGCAGGTTATAG
- the dtd gene encoding D-aminoacyl-tRNA deacylase: MRLVVQRTSGVEVWIDGKLHSSTAAGLLVLFGTRKGDQEQSCAWLADKLINLRVFEDEADKMNLSALDIGGEIMVVSQFTLYADTRKGRRPSYNEAMEPAQAEQLYDSFIRHLGGFGLKVAAGLFGAKMDVRFTNVGPVTVIVDHDG; encoded by the coding sequence ATGCGACTAGTTGTGCAAAGAACATCAGGTGTTGAAGTATGGATCGACGGTAAACTACACAGTTCGACAGCGGCCGGACTGCTGGTGTTGTTCGGTACCAGGAAGGGCGACCAGGAACAGTCGTGCGCCTGGTTGGCAGATAAACTGATCAACCTGCGCGTTTTTGAGGATGAAGCCGACAAGATGAATCTCTCGGCGCTGGACATCGGTGGTGAAATCATGGTAGTGTCCCAATTCACTCTCTATGCCGACACGCGCAAAGGCCGCCGCCCATCCTACAATGAAGCGATGGAACCGGCCCAGGCCGAGCAACTGTATGACAGCTTTATCAGGCATCTGGGAGGTTTCGGTCTGAAGGTGGCTGCCGGTCTGTTCGGGGCCAAAATGGATGTTCGCTTTACCAACGTGGGGCCGGTGACGGTGATTGTCGACCATGACGGCTGA